The Archangium primigenium genomic interval AACGGCCCACCAGGCCACCACGTTCGAGGAGCTGCGCGCGGCCGGAGAACGATTCGGAAAGGCGTTAGGACAGAACGCAGCCAGGGTCATGATTCTCGCGGTCACCGCGCTCAGTGGACACACCCTCGGACAGGCGCTGCCACGGTTCAAAGCCCTGCCGAGCTTCAACCTCGCAGGAGCACAATTCGAGGCCCAGGGAGGAACGGCTGCCCTCGCAAGAGCAGAGGCTACGGAGGCAGTAGTAACGACACAGGGTGCACTGGCCCAAGCCCTTGCGGCGGTGGAAGTAGTGGTCGTGTCTCCGCAGGGGCCTATCGCCGTGGTCATGAGCAAGACGAGGACGAGTTCCGCCACCACCCAGGCCCCCGGTGGACGCGCCACCGAAACCGTCCTTCGCCACCGGGGAGGCAACCGACAGGTAGAACTCAGCGATGGCCAACGCTGGCACCTGCCCCGGGACAAATCCGTCGCGGACATTCCCACCCAGGACAGGGCAGGTGACGCGCTCCAAGAAGCGGTCACCCAGGCCGCGAAGAATTGGGGGCCCGACAAGCTCTCGGCTGGAGAACTCGCCGCCATGCAAAAAGCCGAGATGAAAGGAGCCTATTGGCTGTCCCGACTGCTTGAGCGAGAAGCCCGAGGACGTTATGTGCAAATGCAGGTGAAAGCGCGGTTCGAACGCCTTTACGATTTCAGCCTGAGCAAGAGCGTTGATGTGGTTGACCCCGCGACAGGCATCCGCTACGAGATTCTCTCCGGTACAGCATCGAATCTGGCGCGACACGGCCGACGCATGGCGGGCGAGTTCTTCCGGATGCTCACCTTTTGAAAGGGCCTGAGATGGATTCGCTCGGTAATATCGTCTTCGGAGGTCAGAAAATCGAAAACGAGCGATTGGAACTGACGAGCAGGGACGCCAATTACATCCTCGGACCAGACTTGACGCTGACGAACTGCACCCTCGTCTTGAAAATCCCCTCTCGACATCTGAGCATCAAGCAAGCCCGTTTCATCGACTGCACTTTCGAGGTGAAACAGGAACTGAAGAACTACCAGGGTTGGCTGGCGGCTTCCTTGAGGGGCTGTCGGTTCAAAGGAAACCTGACGGGATGTGATTTCGGGCACTGGCCCGAGTACATGGACCTGCCGTGGTACCAGCACGGATCTATCGAGGACTGTGACTTCACCGAGGCCCGCCTCGATGCTTGTCGCCTCATGGGAGCGGATCCCAAGAGCATCCGGTTCCCCAAGTGGCCCTGCTTCACCATCCTGGACCCCATTGGACAATCCGCTGTTCTCCAAGAGCTCAGGTGGCCTGGTCCCATGGGTGGACTCATCAGGAACATGCTTCCCAAGCATCCACCCAGAACAACGGCATTGACCTACTACGCTCCGTCGGCCGCAGACTTGGTGGAGACCACACCCGAAGACATCAAAGCAGTCATTGAGAGGTTCGACGGCATCATCTACTGACCAGCCAGCTCCTCTGGCTCGTTTGTTCCCCGCCAAAGAGATGACTCTACTCATCGTGAGAAGAAGGGCCGCCGCGGACACCTCACGCGAGCAATCGAGCCGTGCAGCCATCATCAAAAAATGGAGTGTCCGACCAACTGCACTTCCGATGCTGCTCTTCCTACCCCTGGGGTGCGTAGCATCGGTAACAGGGAAAATCCAACCGCCACATTTTCAGTTCACGACGACTGTGACTCAAAAGAAACCGGGCCCAGGCGGGTGGCCTGCGTTCACGCACGACTCAACAACGGCAGCACCAAGGAAGCATATACCTGCATATTTGGGGTCGAGATGCCGCTGGAAAACAAAGATGGCCCCATCTCCCTTCTCCTTGCCCAAAGAGTCTCGGCAGACCGCGCCAATGAGACCGCCTATGCAGTTCTATCAACGCTCACCGAACCTCCACCTCCGCCATTCTATACGCTCTGTACGGCCATCCGCGATACATACAGGGTGATGCTCAATGCCGCCATCGTGGGCTCGAAAGTCAAAGCAAACTGCGACCCTCAAGCAAAACCAGTTGTATTCGGCGTTTCCGCACCTAAGAGAGCCTAACTTACCTTGCGGAGTAGCCCGGGCGTAACCACCTTGGAGGTATGACCCGAGAACTGCTGCCGGACGCCCTGTGGGTCCGAGTGAAGGACCTGCTGCCCGTCCATCCTCCGCAACCCAAGGGCGGACGGCCCTGGAAGGAGGACCGGCTCGCGCTGCGCGGCATCATCTTCGTCCTCAAGGTCAACATCCCCTGGGAGTCGCTGCCCGCCGAGGTGTTCGGCGTGTGCGGCATGACGTGCTGGCGACGCCTACGCGACTGGGCCGAAGCGGGAGTGTGGGAACGCCTCCAGCGACTGCTGGAGGCGGAGTTGGGAGGCCAGGAGCTGATTGACTGGAAACGAGCCGCCATCGACTCCACGTCGGTGCCGGCAAAAAGGGGGGTCTACTCACCGGCCCCAACCCGACGGACCGAGGGCGTCCGGGCAGCAAGCACCACCTGGTGACCGACGGAGCGGGCCTGCCGCTGGCCGAGTCGCTCACTCCAGCCAACACGCATGACAGTCGCGAGGCGCTGCCGCTCGTGGACGAGATTCCTCGCGTGAAGTCGCCGCGGGGCGCGTCGCGCAGGCGGCCCGGTAAATTGCACGCGGACAAGGGTTACGATTATCCGCGTGTGCGCCAGGGTCTTCGTCAGCGGCACATCCAACCGAGAATTGCTCGCCGGGGCGTGGAGTCCTCCACTCGCCTGGGTCGCCACCGGTGGGTGGTGGAACGGACCTTCGCCTGGTTGAAGTTCTTCCGCCGCCTCGTCATCCGCTACGAAGTGCGCGACGACATCCACTTCGCCTTCCTCCAGCTCGCCTGTTGCCTCATCCTCGTCCGGCGGTTGAGTTAGGCTCTCTAAGCCCTGACTATCGGAACATCCATGCCCCTCGCTCCTTCAGCGGAAGAGCTAATCAGTGTCGTTCAAAACTACTATGACTCCAACAACAATTTTCATTTCAGGCTGGAGACAAGTCCAGAGACAAGCCGACGTCAGGCGCTGTGGACGCAGTGGATTGCACACATGGACCCCTGGTTAGCGTTCCGGGACGAACTAGGAAGCAAGCTCCCAGAGCATGTGATCGGAGAGACGTACTCCTCGCACGATGGCGGGCCTCGATGCATCATCTATCCACCAGATGACTTGCGCACACATTCTTCAGATTGGACTGTCGTGGGATGCCTGAGTTTATTGGCGCCTGTCTACTTTATTTATGGATTAGAGCGCGAGCGTCAAACCAAAGTGCGAAGGTATAAAGTCAGCTTCGAAACGCCCCCTCCGCACATGAGCTTGCCCGCCAAAATCATTGCCCGAACGATCGAGACCTCTTTTGGAGCCAGCTCGATTCCTCGTGCGGTCGCGGACACGCCCGTGCAGCTCTTCGTGGGTAACCTGGCGCCTCTAAAAACCACTCTCTTCCACGCGCTCTTCACCGACGAACCTGAGACCATTCCGTAGTGTTTGCATTGCGGCTTAGAACAGCCATTCCGGGCTCATGCGTCAGTGCGTACTCTGATCTCATGGCCAAGTCGGCCGTATTCGGCATCCCCTCATCCAAACTCTAGCCGTCTGGATCATCCGTGCCCCCTTCCAAGGAAGACCTGATCTCCATCGTCCAGAAACACTATGATTCGACCAACGCCTTCATGTTCACGACAGGGCTGACGCCTGAAGCGAAACGGCTCGACAGCGCATGGAAGAAGTGGATCCAGAACAGAGCCCCTTGGCACGCTTTCCGGTACGAACTGAGCAGAGCGCTCCCCTCCCATATCATCGGGGAAACCTACCCATCCATGGATGGTGGCCCCCGGTGCATCGTCTACCAGCCAAGAGCGTCATGGACCGCCAGGTCCAATTGGGATGTGGTCGGCTGCGTGAGCCTGTTGGCGCCTGTCTACTTCGTGTACGGCGTGCAGTGGGACTACATTGACGGTGTCCGACAAAACTTCAGCGCGAATTTTGGACAGCCGCCACCCATCATGGCAGAGCCAGTCCAGGTCATGACCAAGAGCATCGAGAAAACGTTTGGTTTCGAGGTCATTCCTCCTGAATTGGCGAACACGCCCGTGGCCCTTTACGCTGGCTTGCTGGAACCACACGAGACGACCCTCTTCCACACGCTCTTCACCAACGAGTCCCACAACATTCCGTAGTGGCCAAGCGTCCCACCCACGAAACGCCGATTGGGCTGCTTGGTGCAAGAAGTCGTCTCCACTCTGGTGCCGGCGAGGTGCGCTGTCCTGTCCCTCCAGCCGTCCTGGCAACCCCGACATTCCTCGGACACCACCTCCACGCCGCGCCGTACCTGCACGGGCGGCAGCAACGCTCACGTGCTCTGCTTATGTCCGAATTGGCCGCCAGGCCGACGGCCCCCGGTCGGCTGACGCTTCGTCCCGGGCCCAGCCAAGGACGGCGGCCTCGAGGAATTGCTCGAATCCTGGCGCAGGCGTGCCTCCCATTCCGCCACCCGCGCCGTGAGTGCTTTCACCTGGGCCGTCACTCTGGATCGAGATTCCAAACACCCTCCTCCCAATTCCTCAACACCTGGGCGGCGATGAAGGGGATCATTCCCTCGCGCTTCGCCGCGTCTTCCAGGATTTTCTTCGCATCGTCCGTGCGGTAGCGCAGTAAGTAAGCAGCCGCCTTGACTCGAACATCCATACGTGGATGAACAAACAAGCCAGCAAGAGCGGCTCGCCCCGCGGCCCCGTGCGCACGCAACTTGTCGAACGCGCTCAGGTACCGCTTCGCATGTCGATTTCCCTTCTTGGAG includes:
- a CDS encoding DUF2019 domain-containing protein encodes the protein MNLDRLVEEFAVNVAAQTDCIWNGDSKKGNRHAKRYLSAFDKLRAHGAAGRAALAGLFVHPRMDVRVKAAAYLLRYRTDDAKKILEDAAKREGMIPFIAAQVLRNWEEGVWNLDPE
- a CDS encoding IS5 family transposase (programmed frameshift), which gives rise to MTRELLPDALWVRVKDLLPVHPPQPKGGRPWKEDRLALRGIIFVLKVNIPWESLPAEVFGVCGMTCWRRLRDWAEAGVWERLQRLLEAELGGQELIDWKRAAIDSTSVPAKRGGLLTGPNPTDRGRPGSKHHLVTDGAGLPLAESLTPANTHDSREALPLVDEIPRVKSPRGASRRRPGKLHADKGYDYPRVRQGLRQRHIQPRIARRGVESSTRLGRHRWVVERTFAWLKFFRRLVIRYEVRDDIHFAFLQLACCLILVRRLS
- a CDS encoding pentapeptide repeat-containing protein → MDSLGNIVFGGQKIENERLELTSRDANYILGPDLTLTNCTLVLKIPSRHLSIKQARFIDCTFEVKQELKNYQGWLAASLRGCRFKGNLTGCDFGHWPEYMDLPWYQHGSIEDCDFTEARLDACRLMGADPKSIRFPKWPCFTILDPIGQSAVLQELRWPGPMGGLIRNMLPKHPPRTTALTYYAPSAADLVETTPEDIKAVIERFDGIIY
- a CDS encoding DUF6444 domain-containing protein gives rise to the protein MTAQVKALTARVAEWEARLRQDSSNSSRPPSLAGPGTKRQPTGGRRPGGQFGHKQST